A window of Bacillus toyonensis BCT-7112 genomic DNA:
ATTTTATGTTTTTCTTTCTGTTCCCTACTCATTTTTCAAATTTCAATGTACGCTTCGCTTCACTCATCATTGAAGCCATTACATTTGTATCACTAATTTACTCTATATATTCTAAAAAAGTTAGTTCAAATCCTTTTTGGATATGTATCACAATAGCAATTGGTAGTTTTTTATTAGGAAAAATAGTATATACGTATCAAGATAAGTTTTTTGAGATTCCAATACATCGTTTTACTGTTTCTGATGTGTTTTACATGTTTTTTCTAGTCTTCTGCCTTATCGCTTTCTGCTATAAAATCTTAAAAGAATGCAACAAATGGGAAAAGGCATTCTTTATTTGTGATCTATGCATAGTACTCATTTCCGTATTCACATTAGAATGGTATTTATTTAATCAGCCAGATTTAAATATATTTTCCCTTTCACTGGGAGATATTTTTCTTTCCTTTCTATATCCAATTGCAGACCTATTACTTCTTCTACTAAGTGTTAGTCTCTTTTTCCGCCCAACTGTTTTTAATTCCAAACGGAAAATTTATATTTTTATTTTTGTATTAATAAGTTCTGCAACTTTTAACTATATTTACTTCTACCTATATAGCCATTTAGCAAATGATACTATAACGCTATTACGTCTTTTATATAGAGTACCTATATTACTTATCGCAATAGCTGGTTCCATTTCAGACGATTATAATAGCAATAAAAATTATTTTACTGTACACCCTAAATTAGGGAAAAAAGTTTTAGTCGTATTCCCCTACCTTGCCGTCGCAATACTAATCGGGTTTACGTTAAAAGAACAAACATCATCTTCCACTCTCATTACAGGAAATTGTATCGCTTTTGTTTTTGTACTTATTCGACATTCTATTGTGGGTATGCAAAATGCTACTCTAACAAAACGTCTACAAGCATTTAATGCTCAACTTGAAGATAAAGTTACTTTAAGGACTTCTGATTTAGTCCATAAGTCAGAGGCTCTATCTGAGAAACAGCAAAAATTCGAATCATTATATGAATATCACCCTGACCCTATTTTTACAATTGATTTAAATGGAGTATTCTTAAATGTAAATAAGGCAGGAAGCGTCCTACTCGGAGCACCAACAAACGAGTTACTCGGTGAGACATGTTTCTCGATCATTTTAGATGAAGATAAACACAAACTGTTAACTGCATTAGAAAAAGTTAAACAACAAAAATCGGCATCCTTACAACTTAGTTCTCAATATAAAGATGGTTTTATTTATTTTTTATACGTTACCATCGTCCCTATTATGATAAATGGACAAATTTCAGGAAGCTATATTATGGTAAAGGATATTACCGCACAAAAAAAACAACAAGAAGAAATAAAATATTTAGCATTCCACGATGCTGTAACGAAAATTGGGAATCGAGCCTATTTCCATAAGAAATTAAGAAAAGTTATAAAGAATGCTCAAACAATAAATAGTGAGTTCGCATTATTATATTTAGATTTAGACCGCTTTAAAGCAATTAACGATACACTTGGGCATTCGTCAGGTGATTACATATTAGAAGAAGTGGCACAGCGATTCCAATCATGTCTTCCATCACATACTTATGTATCAAGAATCGGTGGCGATGAATTCACAATCTTAATTGAAAACTATACTGACCATGATTCCTTATTCCAGTTATGTAACGAATTATTTGAAAGTATGAAAAAACCATTTGTCATACATGAACAAAAATTAAATGTATCACTTAGTATTGGTATCGCTATTTATCCACATTCTGGAATCGATGCCTCTACACTTTTGAAAAATGCTAATGTCGCAATGTATGATGCGAAAGAAAAAGAGCTTAATTCAGTCTCTATTTATGACGATGTAATCGCTAAAAAAATTGAAAGACGATTACGATTAGAGAAAGATTTACCAAATGCACTTCAAAATGAAGAATTATTCCTTTTATATCAACCTCAAGTTGACAGTGAATCTAACAAAATTATCGGTGCTGAAGCTTTGATCAGATGGAACCATCCCGAATTAGGTGTTATTTCTCCATACGAATTTATTCCTATTGCTGAAGAAACACTACAAATTATTCCAATAGGAAAATGGACATTACAACAAGCTTGTGAGCAAATGAAACGTTGGCATGTACTCGGGTATTCTCATTTAAAAATAGGAGTAAATTTATCTGCTAAAGAATTTGAACAAGAAGATTTTGTAAAGTCTATTTCATTTACTTTAGCAACTACAGGCTTACCAGCAAGTTCTCTCGATCTTGAATTAACAGAACGAATTGCAATGATGGATGAAAGAGAAACATTAATAAAACTGCGTACACTAAAAAATTTAGGAATTCACATTTCAATCGACGACTTTGGTACAGGCTATTCTTCGCTTGCTTACTTACCTTTATATCCAATCGATACTTTAAAAATCCCGAGGGAATTTATGACAATGTCTGAAACGTGTGAAGATGGAATGGAAATCATTAAAACAATCATCACATTAGCACATACATTAGAGATGTCGGTTATCGCTGAAGGTGTAGAAACGAAAGAACACGTGAATTTCCTTCAAAAAAATAAATGTCAGTTTATTCAAGGTTACTATTACAGTAAACCTATTTATTCTAATGCATTTACTAAGCTGTTAAAAAACGGTATTCGTCTATAGTATATAGCTCTATACAGAATATAATAGGCTACATAATAATGAATTTGAAAAACAAAAGGAAAGAAGATACCTTCTTTCCTTTTGTTTTTCTATTTAACTTTCTATTATTTCACCACTTCATTTATTAAATCTATTAATTGATGAATCCCCTCATCATTTGTTTTCTTATATCCATTCATGTTTTGAACATATCTCTCCTTATTTGCATATAGCCGGTTTACTGCATGTGTAAATGCACTATTACTTGCTCTGTCTTGAAGTAAAACTTCCGCATACCCTTGCCTAGAAAAATAGTCAGCATTTAAAACTTGATCCCCTCTACTGGAACCGTTAGTTAACGGGATAAGCAACATCGGTTTCTTCAAAAATAACAATTCAGAAATAGCAGTAGAACCCGCTCTGGAAACGACAACACTTGCCATATTCAATATATGCGGCAATTCTTCCCCTATATATTCAAATTGCATATAACCTTCCATGCCAATAGATGAATCTACCTTTCCTTTACCGCACATATGAACAATATTAAAACTTAATAATAATGTATCTAAACTTTTCCTTACCATATCATTTATCCACTTAGCCCCTTGACTCCCACCCATAATTAACAATACTGGCTTATCTTGCTGAAATTCACAATAACTTCTTCCTCGTAATACGCTACCTCTCTCAATTTCTTCCCTTACAATTGGTCCTACATAAACTTTTTTCTCGTTACTTACATTCTCCCCTGTATGAGGAAATGTTGTGCATAGTTTTGTAGCAAAAGGCAATGCTATTTTATTTGCTAACCCTAACGTACTGTCTGGCTCACGTATTACGATTGGTACATGATTTAACCATGCCCCTATAACTACAGGAACTGAAACAAATCCTCCTGCCGAAAAGATAACGTCTGGCTTCACTTTCTTAATTAATTTATAACTTTGTAAGCAGCCTTTTATAATTTTAAAAGGATCTTTAAAGTTCTCCCAATCCCAATATCTCCGAAGCTTCCCCGTTGAAATACTATTGTACTTAACATTTTGAACTAATAACTTTTCAATTCCATTTTGAGATCCAATATACTCAACTCCCCATCCTTTTTCCATAAATTTAGGAATCAATACCATATTAATCATAACGTGTCCTGCTGTACCGCCCCCAGTAAAGAGAATCTTTTTATTCATAACTTATATCCACCTTTATCATTAAAAATCTTGCTTTATATCAATCTATTACATGTAAGTAAACTTACTATTATTTATATAAATATTTAACTCAAATCCTATATCTTGCAAAAGATCTTTGATGAGTTCATAAAAATCATTTCCATACTCACTACATTCACACTGAGTAAAGACTTGGATTACAGGCCTAATTCCCGTCTCTACTGCTGGATTTTTCCGATTAACCTTTTCCACGTATGCTCGACATTTATTTATCGCCTCATAGATGTGCAAAACATGCGCTTCTTCATCTTTCCAATCCAGCGTATCGACAATCGAAAGAAATAGTGTATTTTGATTATTTATTGCTTCATAACCATTCACATTCATATACTTCTTACACCCTTTTTTATTTTTCATTGCATGCAGATGTCACTGCACTTCGCATATTCAAGTACATCTTTTAATGATTGATGAAATTGAATTTCTGGGATCCAACCTAACTTTTTTATATCCTCTATTACTAAGCTCTCATTTGAGCTGCTTCCACTATTCTCTGTTTCTTTTATAGTAAAATGGAGCTGTGTTAATCTTTTATATTGTTCTAGTACATCTAATAAAGATCGTCTCACTCCTGATCCAATATTATATTGTTTCCCATTTATACCATTACGTAATAACACATGATACGCTTTAACCGCATCACGTACATCTAGAAAATCCCTACTATCTTTCAAACTGCTTACTTCAATAATCGCTTTACTCCTACCCGATTCTATATCTATCATTTTTTTTGCGAGAATCGAACAAATGCCATTCGATTCTCCTGGACCAATTAAGTTTGAGGGCTTTGCAATGATAATATTTGAATCCATTAATCCGCCCCAAGCCTCTGCAATAATGACTTGCATCGTTTTACTTAAACTATATGGATTTGAAACTTTTATGTTATTCATACTATCTGCTTGCAATGCAGATCCTATAACTAATGTTTTACAATGCGAAGCTTCCTGCTTAATCGCTTCTAATAAATACAAAGTCCCTATTACATTAATCTCCATGTATTCAAGAGAAGCTGTCCAAGACTCTATAACTGAATTTCTTCCTGCTAAATGCAATACATAGTCTGGTTTTATTTGTTTCATTACCTTCATTACTTCGCTCTTATTAGTTAAATCACAAGTAATACTATTTCCGATGTTTTCTCTATGTGGACGGTTTTGAAACATAGGAATTACATGAAAGCCCTGCTCTAAAAAATATTGGCAAGCATGTCTACCTGTGAAACCATTTGCACCAGTTATTAAAAGGCTTGCATTTTTTTTCATCGTAGAAATCCTCCCTTTAATAGCATTTGTTTCACCTCATCTTTTGCAAGTAAGTCTTGTTGAGAACTAAAACTCTTCACATCCACAAGCGGATAACTAGCATAATATTCTTGAAGTCCCTCTATAGGAATAGTCGGTAGTACCACAAAATAATTTTGATCAAAACTTATACTTGTTTTACTCTCTACTTCAGATAAAAGCATTTCACTTAATT
This region includes:
- a CDS encoding DUF6572 domain-containing protein, translating into MKNKKGCKKYMNVNGYEAINNQNTLFLSIVDTLDWKDEEAHVLHIYEAINKCRAYVEKVNRKNPAVETGIRPVIQVFTQCECSEYGNDFYELIKDLLQDIGFELNIYINNSKFTYM
- a CDS encoding undecaprenyldiphospho-muramoylpentapeptide beta-N-acetylglucosaminyltransferase — translated: MNKKILFTGGGTAGHVMINMVLIPKFMEKGWGVEYIGSQNGIEKLLVQNVKYNSISTGKLRRYWDWENFKDPFKIIKGCLQSYKLIKKVKPDVIFSAGGFVSVPVVIGAWLNHVPIVIREPDSTLGLANKIALPFATKLCTTFPHTGENVSNEKKVYVGPIVREEIERGSVLRGRSYCEFQQDKPVLLIMGGSQGAKWINDMVRKSLDTLLLSFNIVHMCGKGKVDSSIGMEGYMQFEYIGEELPHILNMASVVVSRAGSTAISELLFLKKPMLLIPLTNGSSRGDQVLNADYFSRQGYAEVLLQDRASNSAFTHAVNRLYANKERYVQNMNGYKKTNDEGIHQLIDLINEVVK
- a CDS encoding NAD-dependent epimerase/dehydratase family protein, whose product is MKKNASLLITGANGFTGRHACQYFLEQGFHVIPMFQNRPHRENIGNSITCDLTNKSEVMKVMKQIKPDYVLHLAGRNSVIESWTASLEYMEINVIGTLYLLEAIKQEASHCKTLVIGSALQADSMNNIKVSNPYSLSKTMQVIIAEAWGGLMDSNIIIAKPSNLIGPGESNGICSILAKKMIDIESGRSKAIIEVSSLKDSRDFLDVRDAVKAYHVLLRNGINGKQYNIGSGVRRSLLDVLEQYKRLTQLHFTIKETENSGSSSNESLVIEDIKKLGWIPEIQFHQSLKDVLEYAKCSDICMQ
- a CDS encoding sensor domain-containing protein, with the protein product MKLNKNLQLCILITTLVCYSIYFMFFFLFPTHFSNFNVRFASLIIEAITFVSLIYSIYSKKVSSNPFWICITIAIGSFLLGKIVYTYQDKFFEIPIHRFTVSDVFYMFFLVFCLIAFCYKILKECNKWEKAFFICDLCIVLISVFTLEWYLFNQPDLNIFSLSLGDIFLSFLYPIADLLLLLLSVSLFFRPTVFNSKRKIYIFIFVLISSATFNYIYFYLYSHLANDTITLLRLLYRVPILLIAIAGSISDDYNSNKNYFTVHPKLGKKVLVVFPYLAVAILIGFTLKEQTSSSTLITGNCIAFVFVLIRHSIVGMQNATLTKRLQAFNAQLEDKVTLRTSDLVHKSEALSEKQQKFESLYEYHPDPIFTIDLNGVFLNVNKAGSVLLGAPTNELLGETCFSIILDEDKHKLLTALEKVKQQKSASLQLSSQYKDGFIYFLYVTIVPIMINGQISGSYIMVKDITAQKKQQEEIKYLAFHDAVTKIGNRAYFHKKLRKVIKNAQTINSEFALLYLDLDRFKAINDTLGHSSGDYILEEVAQRFQSCLPSHTYVSRIGGDEFTILIENYTDHDSLFQLCNELFESMKKPFVIHEQKLNVSLSIGIAIYPHSGIDASTLLKNANVAMYDAKEKELNSVSIYDDVIAKKIERRLRLEKDLPNALQNEELFLLYQPQVDSESNKIIGAEALIRWNHPELGVISPYEFIPIAEETLQIIPIGKWTLQQACEQMKRWHVLGYSHLKIGVNLSAKEFEQEDFVKSISFTLATTGLPASSLDLELTERIAMMDERETLIKLRTLKNLGIHISIDDFGTGYSSLAYLPLYPIDTLKIPREFMTMSETCEDGMEIIKTIITLAHTLEMSVIAEGVETKEHVNFLQKNKCQFIQGYYYSKPIYSNAFTKLLKNGIRL